The following are encoded in a window of Sminthopsis crassicaudata isolate SCR6 chromosome 5, ASM4859323v1, whole genome shotgun sequence genomic DNA:
- the CSAD gene encoding cysteine sulfinic acid decarboxylase isoform X1: MEIPRPGEVSFLPCRSQQMQMAESNCLSPNWDLSAGEAFLQNVFGIVMDEAVRKGTDTSEKVCEWKEPEELKKLLDLELRSHGEKQEQILDRCRTIIQYSVKTCHPRFFNQLFSGLDPHALAGRIITECLNTSQYTYEIAPVFVLMEEEVLKKLRALVGWSSGDGVFCPGGSISNMYALNLARYQRYPDCKQRGLRALPPLAVFTTQESHYSIQKGAAFLGMGTDSIRLVKADDRGRMIPEDLEKQINQAEAEGAVPLLVSATSGTTVLGAFDPLEAIADVCQKHGLWLHVDAAWGGSVLLSQTHRHLLDGIKRADSVSWNPHKLLATGLQCSALLLRDTSNLLKHCHGAQATYLFQQDKFYDVSLDTGDKVVQCGRRVDCLKLWLMWKALGGSGLEQRVDWAFTLTRYLVEKMKLRKGFELVMEPEFVNVCFWYVPPSLRGQEDSADYCMKLAKVAPLLKERMVKKGSMMVGYQPHRTWPNFFRLIVANPALSMADLDFFLDELELLGQDL, encoded by the exons ATGGAGATTCCCAGACCAGGTGAGGTATCATTTCTACCTTGCAGATCTCAGCAGATGCAGATGGCTGAATCCAACTGTCTCTCTCCCAATTGGGACCTATCAGCTGGGGAAGCTTTTCTTCAAAATGTCTTTGGCATTGTCATGGATGAGGCTGTACGAAAAGGAACTGACACCTCTGAGAAG GTTTGTGAGTGGAAGGAGCCAGAGGAGCTGAAAAAGCTGCTTGATTTGGAGTTGCGGAGCCACGGAGAGAAGCAGGAACAGATCCTTGATAGGTGCCGGACTATCATCCAGTATAGTGTGAAGACCT GCCATCCTCGCTTCTTCAACCAGCTCTTCTCAGGACTGGACCCTCATGCTCTGGCTGGTCGGATCATCACAGAGTGCCTCAACACCAGTCA GTACACTTATGAAATTGCTCCTGTGTTTGTCCTCATGGAGGAAGAGGTGCTGAAGAAACTCCGGGCCCTGGTGGGCTGGAGCAGCGGGGATGGGGTCTTCTGCCCGG GTGGCTCCATTTCCAACATGTATGCACTGAACTTGGCCCGGTATCAGCGGTATCCTGACTGCAAACAAAGGGGACTTCGGGCCCTGCCACCCTTGGCTGTCTTCACAACACAGGAG AGTCACTACTCTATTCAGAAAGGAGCTGCTTTCTTGGGCATGGGCACAGACAGCATCCGACTGGTGAAGGCCGATGACAG GGGAAGGATGATCCCAGAAGACTTGGAAAAACAAATTAATCAAGCTGAGGCAGAG GGTGCTGTACCACTCCTTGTTAGTGCCACCTCAGGTACCACTGTGCTGGGGGCCTTTGACCCCCTGGAGGCTATTGCTGATGTGTGCCAAAAACATGGGCTGTGGCTGCATGTGGAT GCAGCCTGGGGTGGAAGTGTCCTGCTATCTCAGACACACCGGCACCTCCTGGATGGCATTAAGAG GGCTGACTCAGTATCTTGGAATCCCCACAAGCTGCTGGCAACTGGACTGCAGTGCTCAGCTCTCCTCCTACGGGATACCTCA AACTTGCTGAAGCACTGTCATGGAGCCCAGGCCACCTACCTGTTTCAGCAAGACAAGTTCTATGATGTGTCTCTGGACACAGGGGACAAGGTTGTGCAGTGTGGCCGCCGTGTGGATTGTCTGAAGCTATGGCTCATGTGGAAGGCTCTTGGGGGATCCGGCTTGGAGCAACGAGTGGACTGGGCTTTCACCCTCACCCG GTACCTCGTAGAAAAGATGAAGCTGCGGAAGGGCTTTGAACTGGTCATGGAG CCAGAATTTGTAAATGTATGTTTCTGGTACGTGCCCCCCAGCCTTCGTGGACAAGAAGACAGTGCTGATTATTGCATGAAGCTGGCCAAG GTGGCGCCGTTGCTGAAAGAGCGCATGGTCAAAAAGGGCTCCATGATGGTGGGCTACCAGCCCCACAGAACCTGGCCCAACTTTTTCCGTCTGATTGTGGCTAACCCAGCCCTGAGCATGGCCGACCTCGACTTCTTCTTGGATGAGCTAGAGCTGTTAGGGCAGGACTTATAA
- the CSAD gene encoding cysteine sulfinic acid decarboxylase isoform X2 encodes MQMAESNCLSPNWDLSAGEAFLQNVFGIVMDEAVRKGTDTSEKVCEWKEPEELKKLLDLELRSHGEKQEQILDRCRTIIQYSVKTCHPRFFNQLFSGLDPHALAGRIITECLNTSQYTYEIAPVFVLMEEEVLKKLRALVGWSSGDGVFCPGGSISNMYALNLARYQRYPDCKQRGLRALPPLAVFTTQESHYSIQKGAAFLGMGTDSIRLVKADDRGRMIPEDLEKQINQAEAEGAVPLLVSATSGTTVLGAFDPLEAIADVCQKHGLWLHVDAAWGGSVLLSQTHRHLLDGIKRADSVSWNPHKLLATGLQCSALLLRDTSNLLKHCHGAQATYLFQQDKFYDVSLDTGDKVVQCGRRVDCLKLWLMWKALGGSGLEQRVDWAFTLTRYLVEKMKLRKGFELVMEPEFVNVCFWYVPPSLRGQEDSADYCMKLAKVAPLLKERMVKKGSMMVGYQPHRTWPNFFRLIVANPALSMADLDFFLDELELLGQDL; translated from the exons ATGCAGATGGCTGAATCCAACTGTCTCTCTCCCAATTGGGACCTATCAGCTGGGGAAGCTTTTCTTCAAAATGTCTTTGGCATTGTCATGGATGAGGCTGTACGAAAAGGAACTGACACCTCTGAGAAG GTTTGTGAGTGGAAGGAGCCAGAGGAGCTGAAAAAGCTGCTTGATTTGGAGTTGCGGAGCCACGGAGAGAAGCAGGAACAGATCCTTGATAGGTGCCGGACTATCATCCAGTATAGTGTGAAGACCT GCCATCCTCGCTTCTTCAACCAGCTCTTCTCAGGACTGGACCCTCATGCTCTGGCTGGTCGGATCATCACAGAGTGCCTCAACACCAGTCA GTACACTTATGAAATTGCTCCTGTGTTTGTCCTCATGGAGGAAGAGGTGCTGAAGAAACTCCGGGCCCTGGTGGGCTGGAGCAGCGGGGATGGGGTCTTCTGCCCGG GTGGCTCCATTTCCAACATGTATGCACTGAACTTGGCCCGGTATCAGCGGTATCCTGACTGCAAACAAAGGGGACTTCGGGCCCTGCCACCCTTGGCTGTCTTCACAACACAGGAG AGTCACTACTCTATTCAGAAAGGAGCTGCTTTCTTGGGCATGGGCACAGACAGCATCCGACTGGTGAAGGCCGATGACAG GGGAAGGATGATCCCAGAAGACTTGGAAAAACAAATTAATCAAGCTGAGGCAGAG GGTGCTGTACCACTCCTTGTTAGTGCCACCTCAGGTACCACTGTGCTGGGGGCCTTTGACCCCCTGGAGGCTATTGCTGATGTGTGCCAAAAACATGGGCTGTGGCTGCATGTGGAT GCAGCCTGGGGTGGAAGTGTCCTGCTATCTCAGACACACCGGCACCTCCTGGATGGCATTAAGAG GGCTGACTCAGTATCTTGGAATCCCCACAAGCTGCTGGCAACTGGACTGCAGTGCTCAGCTCTCCTCCTACGGGATACCTCA AACTTGCTGAAGCACTGTCATGGAGCCCAGGCCACCTACCTGTTTCAGCAAGACAAGTTCTATGATGTGTCTCTGGACACAGGGGACAAGGTTGTGCAGTGTGGCCGCCGTGTGGATTGTCTGAAGCTATGGCTCATGTGGAAGGCTCTTGGGGGATCCGGCTTGGAGCAACGAGTGGACTGGGCTTTCACCCTCACCCG GTACCTCGTAGAAAAGATGAAGCTGCGGAAGGGCTTTGAACTGGTCATGGAG CCAGAATTTGTAAATGTATGTTTCTGGTACGTGCCCCCCAGCCTTCGTGGACAAGAAGACAGTGCTGATTATTGCATGAAGCTGGCCAAG GTGGCGCCGTTGCTGAAAGAGCGCATGGTCAAAAAGGGCTCCATGATGGTGGGCTACCAGCCCCACAGAACCTGGCCCAACTTTTTCCGTCTGATTGTGGCTAACCCAGCCCTGAGCATGGCCGACCTCGACTTCTTCTTGGATGAGCTAGAGCTGTTAGGGCAGGACTTATAA